A single genomic interval of Musa acuminata AAA Group cultivar baxijiao chromosome BXJ3-4, Cavendish_Baxijiao_AAA, whole genome shotgun sequence harbors:
- the LOC103976181 gene encoding barley B recombinant-like protein D isoform X2, which produces MPLKERILEILHSSYKSIVLMDDVGQRENGRHKTDQYRTAHAQWMLPQHQLKENQTIKLLMAEREKALQERDMAITEKKAALVERDMAYLQRDAAVAERNSAIIERDNAIGALEYARENGMSGNCATGCHLGSHGTKHIYNHQQQHLQHIHSPQQQLHDAPSKQTRETPTNEASPNSGGSETGTKFNKAKRSRKESKVLASSSKKMMKAPRRSKKGGSDDLNKQVTIARTTGEWRGEIGVGEDLNKQVSLTKHHEWKSQDLGLNQVSFDDTTMPVPVCSCTGKYQQCYKWGNGGWQSACCTTTLSMYPLPVIPSKRHARVAGRKMSGSAFRKLLSRLAAEGYDLSLPVDLKDHWAKHGTNRYITIK; this is translated from the exons ATGCCTCTTAAGGAGAGG ATACTGGAAATTTTGCATTCATCCTACAAATCAATTGTGCTTATGGATGATGTTGGACAAAGAGAAAATGGGAGACACAAGACTGATCAATATAGAACTGCTCATGCACAG TGGATGTTGCCTCAACATCAGCTTAAGGAGAATCAAACCATAAAGCTCCTTATGGCTGAACGGGAAAAAGCTCTCCAAGAACGAGACATGGCCATCACTGAGAAGAAAGCTGCTCTGGTTGAGCGAGACATGGCATACCTCCAGCGTGATGCTGCAGTTGCGGAGAGGAATAGTGCCATCATAGAACGTGACAATGCGATTGGAGCACTTGAATATGCCCGTGAGAATGGCATGAGTGGTAACTGTGCAACTGGGTGTCACCTTGGTTCCCATGGGACAAAGCATATTTACAACCACCAGCAGCAACACCTTCAGCATATCCACTCTCCCCAACAGCAGTTACACGATGCTCCTAGCAAACAAACACGAGAGACACCAACGAATGAGGCATCTCCCAACTCAGGTGGTTCAGAAACTGGAACGAAGTTCAATAAGGCTAAAAGGTCAAGGAAGGAGAGTAAAGTACTAGCCTCTTCatccaaaaagatgatgaaggcaCCTCGGAGGAGTAAAAAGGGTGGGAGTGATGATTTGAACAAGCAGGTAACTATTGCAAGGACAACTGGTGAGTGGAGAGGTGAAATTGGAGTTGGAGAAGATCTAAACAAGCAGGTTTCTTTGACAAAGCATCATGAATGGAAGAGTCAGGACTTAGGTCTGAACCAGGTCTCTTTTGATGACACGACAATGCCAGTGCCAGTCTGCTCGTGCACCGGAAAATATCAACAGTGCTACAAGTGGGGGAATGGAGGGTGGCAGTCTGCCTGCTGTACCACGACTCTTTCGATGTATCCACTGCCAGTCATACCCAGCAAGCGCCATGCACGAGTTGCAGGGCGCAAGATGAGTGGTAGTGCATTCAGAAAGCTCCTAAGTAGACTAGCAGCGGAAGGCTATGATTTGTCTCTACCGGTGGACCTCAAAGACCACTGGGCTAAGCACGGCACCAATCGCTACATCACCATCAAGTGA
- the LOC103976181 gene encoding barley B recombinant-like protein D isoform X1 — translation MPLKERVILEILHSSYKSIVLMDDVGQRENGRHKTDQYRTAHAQWMLPQHQLKENQTIKLLMAEREKALQERDMAITEKKAALVERDMAYLQRDAAVAERNSAIIERDNAIGALEYARENGMSGNCATGCHLGSHGTKHIYNHQQQHLQHIHSPQQQLHDAPSKQTRETPTNEASPNSGGSETGTKFNKAKRSRKESKVLASSSKKMMKAPRRSKKGGSDDLNKQVTIARTTGEWRGEIGVGEDLNKQVSLTKHHEWKSQDLGLNQVSFDDTTMPVPVCSCTGKYQQCYKWGNGGWQSACCTTTLSMYPLPVIPSKRHARVAGRKMSGSAFRKLLSRLAAEGYDLSLPVDLKDHWAKHGTNRYITIK, via the exons ATGCCTCTTAAGGAGAGGGTG ATACTGGAAATTTTGCATTCATCCTACAAATCAATTGTGCTTATGGATGATGTTGGACAAAGAGAAAATGGGAGACACAAGACTGATCAATATAGAACTGCTCATGCACAG TGGATGTTGCCTCAACATCAGCTTAAGGAGAATCAAACCATAAAGCTCCTTATGGCTGAACGGGAAAAAGCTCTCCAAGAACGAGACATGGCCATCACTGAGAAGAAAGCTGCTCTGGTTGAGCGAGACATGGCATACCTCCAGCGTGATGCTGCAGTTGCGGAGAGGAATAGTGCCATCATAGAACGTGACAATGCGATTGGAGCACTTGAATATGCCCGTGAGAATGGCATGAGTGGTAACTGTGCAACTGGGTGTCACCTTGGTTCCCATGGGACAAAGCATATTTACAACCACCAGCAGCAACACCTTCAGCATATCCACTCTCCCCAACAGCAGTTACACGATGCTCCTAGCAAACAAACACGAGAGACACCAACGAATGAGGCATCTCCCAACTCAGGTGGTTCAGAAACTGGAACGAAGTTCAATAAGGCTAAAAGGTCAAGGAAGGAGAGTAAAGTACTAGCCTCTTCatccaaaaagatgatgaaggcaCCTCGGAGGAGTAAAAAGGGTGGGAGTGATGATTTGAACAAGCAGGTAACTATTGCAAGGACAACTGGTGAGTGGAGAGGTGAAATTGGAGTTGGAGAAGATCTAAACAAGCAGGTTTCTTTGACAAAGCATCATGAATGGAAGAGTCAGGACTTAGGTCTGAACCAGGTCTCTTTTGATGACACGACAATGCCAGTGCCAGTCTGCTCGTGCACCGGAAAATATCAACAGTGCTACAAGTGGGGGAATGGAGGGTGGCAGTCTGCCTGCTGTACCACGACTCTTTCGATGTATCCACTGCCAGTCATACCCAGCAAGCGCCATGCACGAGTTGCAGGGCGCAAGATGAGTGGTAGTGCATTCAGAAAGCTCCTAAGTAGACTAGCAGCGGAAGGCTATGATTTGTCTCTACCGGTGGACCTCAAAGACCACTGGGCTAAGCACGGCACCAATCGCTACATCACCATCAAGTGA
- the LOC135636566 gene encoding probable lysophospholipase BODYGUARD 3, protein MVIAARVINDVLSLVVFTLLDLLDVFLCLVYKLADYALEAEWKPCYCSSARDMILVAERSGSKVLSLTSSTKLQLDDISDTLYSRSSLVAEVSKTTVNELRKLKLFGHRGAVSTASARVRSSTATATTFTTNSTIIHLLQGKIGGHKPHAARSWIDCGCESCTRWSSPSGSRDTLFVHAEGPQDGKMAEEDVLFIHGFISSSAFWTETVFPNLSETTRSRYRLFAVDLLGFGKSPKPPDSLYTLREHVVMIERSVLDRFDVKSFHIVAHSLGSILALALAVKHPGAVKSLTLLSPPYFPVPKGEQRTQYVLRRVAPRRVWPLMAFGASVLCWYEHISRTVSLIMCKNHRRWELAFKFVTCNRIRTYLMDGFFCHTHNASWHTFHNIICGSAAKVDGYLDVVREQLSCDVIVFHGRDDELLPIDCSHAIQSKVPRARVRIVDDKDHITIVVGRQKAFARELEEIWNNASR, encoded by the exons ATGGTGATCGCCGCACGGGTCATAAACGATGTCCTGAGCCTCGTTGTGTTTACTCTGCTAGACTTGCTGGATGTGTTCCTCTGTTTGGTGTACAAGTTGGCTGATTACGCGCTGGAGGCCGAGTGGAAGCCCTGTTACTGCTCCTCCGCGCGAGATATGATCCTTGTCGCTGAAAGGAGTGGCTCAAAAGTCCTTTCGTTGACCTCCTCCACCAAGCTGCAACTAGACGATATCTCCGACACGCTCTACTCTCGGTCCTCGCTCGTTGCTGAGGTCTCGAAAACCACTGTCAATGAGCTCCGCAAGCTCAAGCTTTTCGGGCACCGCGGTGCGGTTTCTACAGCTTCTGCCCGCGTCCGGTCCTCCACGGCAACCGCCACCACCTTCACCACTAACTCCACCATCATTCACTTGCTCCAGGGCAAGATTGGCGGCCACAAGCCGCACGCCGCCCGGAGCTGGATCGACTGTGGCTGTGAAAGTTGCACTCGTTGGAGTTCCCCTTCCGGGTCGCGCGATACCCTGTTCGTCCATGCCGAAGGTCCACAAG ACGGGAAGATGGCGGAGGAGGATGTGCTGTTCATTCACGGATTCATATCGTCCTCGGCGTTCTGGACAGAGACGGTGTTTCCGAACTTGAGCGAGACAACAAGGTCGAGGTATCGCCTGTTCGCGGTGGACCTGCTGGGGTTCGGGAAGAGCCCGAAGCCGCCGGACTCCCTGTACACCTTGAGGGAGCACGTCGTCATGATCGAGCGGTCCGTCTTGGATCGCTTCGATGTCAAGTCCTTCCACATCGTGGCGCATTCTCTTGGGTCCATCCTCGCGCTGGCCCTGGCCGTCAAGCACCCCGGCGCCGTCAAGTCGCTCACTCTTCTTTCGCCG CCGTATTTTCCAGTGCCAAAAGGGGAGCAGAGGACGCAGTATGTGCTGCGGCGGGTAGCGCCACGGAGAGTGTGGCCGTTGATGGCTTTCGGGGCCTCGGTGCTGTGCTGGTACGAGCACATCAGTCGGACGGTGAGCCTCATCATGTGCAAGAACCACCGGCGGTGGGAGCTAGCCTTCAAGTTCGTCACCTGCAACAG GATTAGAACGTATTTGATGGATGGTTTCTTCTGCCACACCCACAACGCCTCATGGCATACCTTCCACAACATCATCTGTGGCAGCGCTGCCAAGGTCGATGGCTACCTCGACGTGGTGAGAGAGCAGCTCAGTTGCGACGTGATCGTCTTCCACGGAAGGGACGACGAGCTCCTGCCGATCGACTGCAGCCACGCCATCCAGTCGAAGGTCCCTCGAGCTCGTGTGAGGATTGTTGACGATAAGGATCACATAACCATCGTCGTCGGCCGGCAAAAAGCCTTTGCCAGAGAGCTCGAAGAGATTTGGAACAATGCTAGTCGCTGA
- the LOC135634941 gene encoding transcription repressor OFP8-like, with product MSTSATRKRSSSGTFLGLGCGCKDSKSVSVSVSSSSVDAKSVTLAPLTRRARELSSADTMTLSSPSTFSYGEEEVKMESSASTPSLFGLLRQLNELEQDVTSWGRCTLPSPAHIKEGVKKRLHQRSGSEGGGRKVEESVAVVKETKDPLGEFRRSMLQMIIDKEIVDGEELRELLHRFLALNSPRHHDTILRAFAEIWEEVFAGYETTPDLLHHRNRTRIPVPRHL from the coding sequence ATGAGTACGAGTGCCACGCGGAAGAGGAGCAGCAGCGGCACCTTTCTGGGCCTCGGCTGCGGCTGCAAGGACTCCAAATCGGTGTCAGTGTCGGTGTCGTCGAGCTCCGTCGATGCGAAATCCGTGACACTGGCGCCATTGACGCGGAGGGCCAGGGAGCTGTCGTCCGCGGACACCATGACCTTGTCCTCCCCCTCCACCTTCTCCTACGGGGAGGAGGAGGTGAAGATGGAGAGCTCCGCTAGCACGCCCAGCCTCTTCGGTCTCCTGCGCCAGCTGAACGAGCTGGAGCAGGACGTGACTTCGTGGGGACGGTGCACTCTCCCATCCCCCGCTCATATAAAAGAAGGGGTGAAGAAGAGATTGCATCAGCGAAGCGGCAGTGAAGGAGGAGGGCGGAAAGTGGAGGAGAGCGTGGCGGTGGTGAAGGAGACGAAGGACCCACTGGGAGAGTTCCGGAGATCAATGCTTCAGATGATCATCGATAAGGAGATCGTCGATGGCGAGGAGCTACGGGAGCTGCTCCACCGCTTCCTTGCTCTCAACTCACCACGCCACCATGACACAATTCTTCGAGCATTCGCCGAGATCTGGGAAGAAGTATTCGCCGGCTACGAGACCACTCCCGACCTTCTTCACCACCGCAACCGTACCAGAATTCCCGTTCCTCGGCACTTGTAA
- the LOC103976181 gene encoding barley B recombinant-like protein D isoform X3, translating into MDDVGQRENGRHKTDQYRTAHAQWMLPQHQLKENQTIKLLMAEREKALQERDMAITEKKAALVERDMAYLQRDAAVAERNSAIIERDNAIGALEYARENGMSGNCATGCHLGSHGTKHIYNHQQQHLQHIHSPQQQLHDAPSKQTRETPTNEASPNSGGSETGTKFNKAKRSRKESKVLASSSKKMMKAPRRSKKGGSDDLNKQVTIARTTGEWRGEIGVGEDLNKQVSLTKHHEWKSQDLGLNQVSFDDTTMPVPVCSCTGKYQQCYKWGNGGWQSACCTTTLSMYPLPVIPSKRHARVAGRKMSGSAFRKLLSRLAAEGYDLSLPVDLKDHWAKHGTNRYITIK; encoded by the exons ATGGATGATGTTGGACAAAGAGAAAATGGGAGACACAAGACTGATCAATATAGAACTGCTCATGCACAG TGGATGTTGCCTCAACATCAGCTTAAGGAGAATCAAACCATAAAGCTCCTTATGGCTGAACGGGAAAAAGCTCTCCAAGAACGAGACATGGCCATCACTGAGAAGAAAGCTGCTCTGGTTGAGCGAGACATGGCATACCTCCAGCGTGATGCTGCAGTTGCGGAGAGGAATAGTGCCATCATAGAACGTGACAATGCGATTGGAGCACTTGAATATGCCCGTGAGAATGGCATGAGTGGTAACTGTGCAACTGGGTGTCACCTTGGTTCCCATGGGACAAAGCATATTTACAACCACCAGCAGCAACACCTTCAGCATATCCACTCTCCCCAACAGCAGTTACACGATGCTCCTAGCAAACAAACACGAGAGACACCAACGAATGAGGCATCTCCCAACTCAGGTGGTTCAGAAACTGGAACGAAGTTCAATAAGGCTAAAAGGTCAAGGAAGGAGAGTAAAGTACTAGCCTCTTCatccaaaaagatgatgaaggcaCCTCGGAGGAGTAAAAAGGGTGGGAGTGATGATTTGAACAAGCAGGTAACTATTGCAAGGACAACTGGTGAGTGGAGAGGTGAAATTGGAGTTGGAGAAGATCTAAACAAGCAGGTTTCTTTGACAAAGCATCATGAATGGAAGAGTCAGGACTTAGGTCTGAACCAGGTCTCTTTTGATGACACGACAATGCCAGTGCCAGTCTGCTCGTGCACCGGAAAATATCAACAGTGCTACAAGTGGGGGAATGGAGGGTGGCAGTCTGCCTGCTGTACCACGACTCTTTCGATGTATCCACTGCCAGTCATACCCAGCAAGCGCCATGCACGAGTTGCAGGGCGCAAGATGAGTGGTAGTGCATTCAGAAAGCTCCTAAGTAGACTAGCAGCGGAAGGCTATGATTTGTCTCTACCGGTGGACCTCAAAGACCACTGGGCTAAGCACGGCACCAATCGCTACATCACCATCAAGTGA
- the LOC135636420 gene encoding arginine decarboxylase 1B, chloroplastic-like has translation MKSRNYRSHYQGVFPLKCNHDLLIIDDVLRSGRGFNFGLQVESKKELFLAMYGLIRGSSEAYLICNGYKDKDYISLASVASAMGFKTYLVLEKEEEVELALDTWPEFNIRPMIGLQGKLCTSHTGFFGSTIGLTRDQIRGAVRKLKEHDMMDRLRLLRLDIGSQTPSTATVFDAVAEATETYCELAKLGARMQAIDVGGDFCLGYDGCLSGDRETKMSVVDDLDEYASVVVGAAQKLCDKWGVPQPVICSENGRFILSHHSVLVFEPISSTATVKPTTIVDPVRPSNVKLSAISQTPGVSLKRPYPVIPLHCLDQQPQVEGAQLDPTGGSRGVPLHEHKQDGGRNYMGMFLIDGEALQRVHNIFGELSSIRVELSNEVRRYKVTHAVQAASCEEIAQERKQDPRLLLEALKQQVRKNDLPHWTITVLERVFRSIFPGGG, from the coding sequence ATGAAATCCCGCAATTACAGGTCACACTACCAGGGGGTTTTCCCGCTGAAGTGCAACCACGACCTCCTCATCATCGATGACGTCCTGCGGTCAGGCCGTGGGTTCAATTTCGGACTCCAGGTCGAGTCCAAGAAGGAGCTATTTCTCGCCATGTACGGTCTCATCCGGGGTAGCTCCGAGGCCTATCTTATATGCAATGGCTACAAGGATAAGGACTACATCAGCCTTGCCTCAGTAGCCAGTGCTATGGGCTTCAAAACCTATCTAGTCCTGgaaaaagaagaggaggtggaATTGGCACTCGATACCTGGCCGGAGTTCAATATCCGGCCGATGATCGGACTCCAGGGTAAGCTCTGCACATCGCACACAGGGTTCTTTGGATCCACCATCGGCTTGACGAGGGACCAGATAAGAGGTGCAGTAAGGAAGCTAAAGGAGCACGATATGATGGATCGCCTCCGACTCCTCCGCTTGGACATCGGCTCTCAAACGCCATCCACTGCCACAGTATTCGACGCCGTGGCCGAGGCCACAGAGACCTATTGCGAACTGGCTAAACTCGGTGCTCGCATGCAAGCGATTGACGTAGGCGGCGACTTCTGCTTGGGCTACGATGGCTGCCTGTCCGGTGATCGTGAGACCAAGATGTCGGTTGTTGACGACCTTGACGAGTATGCATCCGTCGTTGTTGGAGCAGCACAGAAACTGTGTGACAAGTGGGGTGTGCCACAACCCGTCATCTGCAGCGAGAATGGGCGTTTCATACTGTCCCACCACTCGGTCCTTGTCTTCGAGCCCATATCATCCACGGCCACCGTCAAGCCGACTACCATTGTCGATCCTGTCAGGCCTAGCAACGTGAAACTCTCTGCGATTTCGCAGACACCCGGCGTCTCTTTAAAGCGTCCGTATCCTGTTATCCCGTTACACTGTCTTGACCAACAGCCGCAGGTGGAAGGGGCGCAACTGGACCCGACCGGCGGGAGCAGGGGGGTTCCACTCCACGAGCACAAACAGGATGGAGGGCGGAATTATATGGGGATGTTTCTGATAGATGGAGAGGCACTCCAGCGTGTGCATAACATCTTCGGCGAGCTCAGCTCCATACGGGTGGAGCTGAGTAACGAAGTACGCCGCTACAAGGTGACGCATGCAGTGCAAGCAGCTTCGTGTGAGGAAATAGCTCAGGAGAGGAAGCAAGACCCGCGCTTATTGCTTGAGGCTCTCAAGCAGCAGGTAAGAAAAAATGACTTGCCGCACTGGACGATCACCGTGCTGGAGAGAGTGTTCAGGTCGATCTTTCCTGGTGGCGGCTGA